In the genome of Candidatus Poribacteria bacterium, the window CGCCGCGAACTCCGCAGAGGCAGACGTTCACGGAAGTGTCCAAACCGAAAGTGTCGCACCAATCGGCTTGCGAACAAGGAACGTATTCCTGCTGGCACGCGTGCGAGATGGGAGTGGAAACTCCGTATCCTTGATTGGCTGTCAAAAATGTTCCCTATTACGTCTATCTGTGTAGAAGACATCAAAGCGCAAACGATAGAGAGCACTCGAAAGTGGAATCGAGCCTTTAGTCCGCTGGAAGTCGGCAAACACTGGTTCTACACTGAGATCGAGAAGCAGTGGGAGCTGTTGACACTTCAGGGTTGGCAGACGAAAGAGATTCGCGATAGGTTGAGTCTAAAAAAGTCATCTAATAAACTCACTGATACTTTTGAGGCACATTGCGTAGATAGTTGGTGCTTAGCCTATAGGTGTGTTGGAGGTAGGAGTGTTGTTGATAATAAGTATATGTTTTGTGTTTCGCCCATAGCGATTATCAGACGTGAGTTATATCGGCAAAATCCTCAAAAAGGGGGGAAACGTCCTCGCTATGG includes:
- a CDS encoding RRXRR domain-containing protein, with translation MFVPVVDKNQNPLMPTTPQRAGQWIKSGKATPFWKNGVFCVRLNVDPSANYKQKIAVGVDPGNKKEGFTIKSAAHTYFNVQADAHNKVGKKVGKRRELRRGRRSRKCPNRKCRTNRLANKERIPAGTRARWEWKLRILDWLSKMFPITSICVEDIKAQTIESTRKWNRAFSPLEVGKHWFYTEIEKQWELLTLQGWQTKEIRDRLSLKKSSNKLTDTFEAHCVDSWCLAYRCVGGRSVVDNKYMFCVSPIAIIRRELYRQNPQKGGKRPRYGGTTWNGLVKNTLVKHIKYGLTRISGFGKAGISLYSLEGQRLCQNAKRSDFKVLTRLNFHYRSGIFSEV